The following are encoded in a window of Limibacter armeniacum genomic DNA:
- a CDS encoding anthranilate synthase component I family protein encodes MVTCNNFREETVLKSYVPEDMETFRQKALVWASQFEVFTWLDNNEIAYPEGGFQNLLAVGAKEVCQLRAGNTFEGLQAFHDENKDWMFGFMTYDLKNEVEALTSENPDGVDMPMAFFYKPIYLLRFTDNMVEILKSEEGDQLINTIEQCSLPEIHHTKGVSVQQKIEREKYIETVETIRQHIVEGDVYEMNFCMEFFAEQIDENPLSLFLQLNKVSPMPFAAFHRLNDKYLISASPERFVRKEGTRLLSQPIKGTIRRGQTPEEDKQLQDQLRNDEKEIAENMMIVDLVRNDLARSCETGSVKVPEIFGIYGFRQVHQMISTIEGQLREEVPFGKALKHLFPMGSMTGAPKVKSMELIERYEQSRRGLYSGTVGYITPEGDFDFNVIIRSMLYNASCQYLSFQIGSAITIDSVPEKEYEECLLKAKAIRSVLGAI; translated from the coding sequence ATGGTTACTTGCAACAATTTTAGAGAAGAGACTGTACTGAAAAGCTATGTTCCTGAGGATATGGAAACTTTCCGTCAGAAGGCATTGGTATGGGCTAGCCAATTTGAGGTATTTACTTGGCTAGACAATAATGAAATAGCTTATCCTGAAGGAGGTTTTCAGAACTTATTGGCTGTTGGGGCAAAGGAGGTATGTCAGTTAAGGGCAGGTAATACATTTGAAGGCTTACAGGCATTTCATGATGAGAATAAGGATTGGATGTTTGGATTCATGACTTATGACCTTAAAAATGAGGTAGAAGCATTGACTTCCGAGAATCCTGATGGTGTAGATATGCCTATGGCATTTTTCTATAAGCCAATTTATTTGTTGAGGTTCACAGATAATATGGTAGAAATTCTGAAATCAGAGGAAGGCGATCAGTTAATTAATACCATTGAACAATGTTCTTTGCCTGAGATTCATCATACAAAAGGTGTTTCAGTACAGCAAAAAATAGAAAGAGAGAAATACATTGAAACGGTAGAGACAATTCGTCAACATATTGTTGAGGGAGATGTATACGAAATGAATTTCTGTATGGAATTCTTTGCTGAGCAGATTGATGAAAATCCTCTATCCCTATTTCTTCAGCTGAATAAGGTCTCTCCTATGCCTTTTGCAGCATTTCATCGGTTGAATGACAAATACCTTATTTCGGCTTCTCCAGAACGTTTTGTCAGAAAGGAAGGTACACGATTGCTCTCTCAGCCTATCAAGGGGACTATCCGTAGAGGACAGACACCTGAAGAAGATAAACAGTTACAAGATCAGCTTCGCAATGATGAGAAGGAAATTGCGGAAAACATGATGATTGTTGATTTGGTCCGAAATGACCTAGCCCGTTCTTGTGAAACAGGGTCTGTAAAGGTTCCCGAAATATTTGGGATATATGGTTTCCGTCAGGTACATCAGATGATCTCTACAATTGAGGGACAACTTCGAGAAGAAGTTCCTTTCGGGAAGGCGTTGAAGCATCTGTTTCCGATGGGAAGTATGACAGGTGCTCCAAAGGTGAAAAGTATGGAACTCATTGAGCGTTATGAGCAGTCAAGAAGAGGATTGTACTCAGGTACTGTAGGATATATAACACCTGAAGGTGATTTTGACTTCAATGTTATTATTAGGAGTATGCTTTATAATGCATCCTGCCAATATTTGTCTTTTCAAATAGGAAGTGCGATTACGATTGACTCTGTACCTGAAAAAGAATATGAGGAATGTCTTCTAAAAGCGAAAGCGATAAGGAGTGTTTTAGGGGCTATATAG
- the miaE gene encoding tRNA-(ms[2]io[6]A)-hydroxylase has translation MSEELSKQGHMLHLKLPTDPRWADMAGKSIEGVLVDHAYCEQKAASSCISLIVTFPELTKLVETLTPIVAEEWNHFERVLEQLKKRGYTLGRMRKDEYVNQLMKHIRKSNRDEHLIDRLLIGALIEARSCERFKMLWQNIEDEELQKFYYELMVSEAGHYVTFIELAREYQTREVVDKRWQEFLEIEADILRNMEVRGDRMH, from the coding sequence ATGAGTGAAGAACTGAGCAAGCAAGGACATATGCTTCACCTGAAGCTTCCGACTGACCCAAGATGGGCAGATATGGCAGGTAAAAGTATTGAAGGAGTATTAGTGGATCATGCATACTGCGAACAAAAAGCAGCTTCATCTTGTATCTCATTGATAGTAACCTTCCCTGAACTGACAAAACTGGTAGAAACACTAACGCCTATCGTAGCCGAAGAGTGGAACCATTTTGAGCGTGTATTGGAACAACTGAAAAAAAGAGGTTACACTTTAGGCAGAATGCGTAAAGATGAATACGTTAATCAGTTGATGAAGCATATCCGCAAAAGTAACAGAGATGAGCATTTGATTGACCGCTTGCTTATCGGAGCCTTGATTGAGGCTCGTAGCTGTGAGCGTTTCAAGATGTTGTGGCAGAATATTGAGGATGAAGAGCTACAGAAGTTTTATTATGAACTGATGGTGTCTGAGGCAGGTCATTATGTCACTTTTATTGAGTTAGCCAGAGAGTACCAGACAAGAGAGGTTGTTGATAAAAGATGGCAGGAGTTTTTGGAAATTGAAGCAGATATTCTCCGTAATATGGAAGTCAGAGGGGATAGAATGCACTGA
- the mrdA gene encoding penicillin-binding protein 2 gives MAERKWYIVGGFTLIFILYAVILLNIQVFSSDYKRQANANMVDRIVEYPLRGMIYDRDGRILVNNAPVFDVMVTPKQLHLNEEDTVLLCQLFEMERVEFRDRLQKIAADKYSWYKPNLFLKQLTKMEYAKIQDQLIRYKGFEVVPKTIREYPHTSLANALGYIKEVSKSFLDKDTTEYYGQGDLIGKVGVEYFYEKELRGKRGVSYVMKNVKGQTKGKFRSGEFDTLPEVGMDLVSSIDLELQQYAELLMQNKRGAVVAIEPSTGEILTMLSAPSYDPNLLTGEGRRVSRNYVKLNDDPDKPLFNRAMQSRYPPGSTFKTVMSLIGMQEGVLDTTYTRFPCAGEPVKCHDHPSPLSIAGAVQNSCNPWYYKAIRKIMLQHKDPDPNKDLKMNMDHWQKMVKEFGLGRKLGIDLPYEKGGLIPNAAYYDRAYNGRQWKISNVYSISIGQGEILAMPIQLANLAATIANRGYYYTPHIIKDIGGAGPKEQYSEKNVVNIKRDYFDYVARAMSGVKTARLAMIPDIAICGKTGTAQNPHGKDHSIFMAFAPLDKPKIAIAVYVENAGFGGTWAAPIASLIMEKYIRGEISEPRKWIEKRMLEADLMEKKETPKVAKAH, from the coding sequence ATGGCAGAAAGAAAGTGGTATATCGTAGGAGGATTTACATTGATATTTATTCTTTATGCGGTAATCCTACTCAACATTCAGGTATTCAGCAGTGACTACAAAAGGCAGGCAAATGCCAATATGGTAGACCGTATTGTAGAATATCCGCTGAGGGGAATGATTTATGACAGAGACGGCAGAATATTGGTAAACAATGCGCCAGTATTCGATGTGATGGTTACACCCAAGCAATTACACCTAAATGAAGAGGATACTGTCCTGCTGTGTCAACTATTTGAGATGGAAAGGGTAGAGTTCAGGGATAGACTGCAAAAAATTGCAGCAGACAAATATTCTTGGTACAAACCCAACCTATTCCTCAAGCAGCTTACCAAAATGGAGTACGCTAAAATCCAGGATCAGCTGATCCGCTACAAGGGTTTTGAAGTCGTACCAAAAACCATTCGTGAATATCCACACACCAGTTTGGCAAATGCTTTGGGCTATATCAAAGAAGTTTCAAAGAGTTTTCTGGATAAAGATACGACAGAATATTATGGCCAAGGTGACCTTATTGGTAAGGTTGGAGTAGAATATTTCTATGAAAAAGAGCTTAGAGGAAAACGTGGTGTAAGCTACGTAATGAAAAACGTAAAAGGGCAGACAAAAGGTAAATTCCGAAGTGGTGAGTTTGATACACTGCCTGAAGTAGGAATGGACTTAGTGTCTTCTATTGACCTTGAGTTACAGCAGTATGCAGAGCTGTTGATGCAGAATAAGCGGGGAGCAGTGGTTGCCATTGAGCCTTCAACTGGAGAGATTCTAACAATGCTGTCAGCTCCGTCTTATGATCCGAACCTGCTGACAGGGGAAGGTCGTAGAGTGAGCCGTAACTATGTCAAACTCAATGACGACCCAGACAAGCCATTGTTCAACAGGGCAATGCAGTCACGTTATCCTCCAGGATCAACTTTCAAGACTGTAATGTCACTGATTGGCATGCAAGAAGGTGTTTTGGATACGACATATACGCGTTTTCCATGTGCTGGAGAACCTGTAAAGTGCCACGATCACCCATCTCCATTAAGTATCGCAGGTGCCGTACAAAACTCTTGTAACCCATGGTATTACAAGGCAATTCGTAAGATCATGCTTCAGCACAAAGATCCAGACCCGAATAAGGACCTTAAAATGAATATGGATCATTGGCAGAAGATGGTAAAGGAGTTTGGTCTTGGTCGAAAATTGGGTATTGACTTGCCATATGAAAAAGGTGGACTGATCCCCAATGCAGCTTATTATGACCGAGCATATAATGGTAGACAGTGGAAAATCAGTAATGTTTACTCAATCAGTATCGGTCAGGGTGAGATCTTGGCTATGCCTATTCAGCTGGCAAACCTAGCAGCCACCATTGCAAACAGAGGGTATTACTATACACCTCATATCATTAAGGATATTGGAGGGGCAGGTCCCAAAGAGCAATACTCTGAAAAGAACGTAGTCAATATCAAGCGAGACTATTTTGATTATGTGGCACGCGCTATGTCAGGTGTGAAGACGGCAAGGCTTGCGATGATTCCGGATATAGCAATTTGTGGTAAGACAGGAACAGCTCAAAACCCACATGGTAAAGACCACTCTATTTTCATGGCATTCGCTCCTTTGGATAAGCCAAAAATAGCGATTGCTGTATACGTAGAGAATGCCGGCTTTGGTGGTACATGGGCAGCGCCTATTGCCAGTTTGATTATGGAGAAATACATTAGGGGAGAGATCTCTGAACCTAGAAAATGGATAGAAAAACGTATGTTGGAGGCTGACCTGATGGAAAAAAAGGAAACGCCAAAAGTGGCGAAAGCTCACTGA
- a CDS encoding vWA domain-containing protein: MDNFTWEWFSIKWFDWGTLSNFEWQAPQLLWLVPLVPLIFLLRWLLHFKFRQKLDIALPEQKVQSSKMALLRFIPVVFLSLAIMLLLVALARPQETNEQVEQWTEGIDIMLVLDISHSMQIEDFTPNRLDAAKKVAKNFIDGRFQDRIGLVIFAGEAISYAPLTTDYTLLKKLIDDISFDMVEKPGTAIGSALGVALNRMRESDSKSKVVVLLSDGENTAGSIAPKTAAELCFAYGVKVYSIGVGKDGPVPYGTDMYGRPRYIEESLDETALREIAKIGQGKFFRATNNQALSQIFEVIDQYEKAEIKETRYKDTQDFYYIYLLHGLIFFLLWLVTKGTFLTNGLED, from the coding sequence ATGGATAACTTTACTTGGGAATGGTTTAGTATAAAGTGGTTTGACTGGGGTACCTTGTCAAATTTCGAGTGGCAAGCACCTCAATTGCTATGGCTGGTACCATTAGTACCGTTGATTTTCCTGCTTCGCTGGTTACTGCATTTCAAGTTCAGACAGAAATTGGACATCGCATTGCCCGAACAAAAAGTACAATCAAGCAAAATGGCTTTGCTAAGATTTATTCCTGTTGTATTTTTGTCGCTGGCAATCATGCTGTTACTGGTTGCATTGGCTCGTCCGCAAGAGACGAATGAACAAGTGGAACAGTGGACAGAAGGTATTGACATTATGTTAGTACTGGATATCTCCCACTCCATGCAGATTGAGGACTTTACGCCAAACAGGTTGGATGCTGCGAAGAAAGTAGCCAAAAACTTTATAGATGGCAGGTTTCAAGACCGTATTGGTTTGGTGATTTTTGCAGGGGAAGCAATTTCTTATGCACCACTTACCACTGACTATACTTTACTCAAAAAACTGATCGATGATATCAGCTTTGATATGGTCGAAAAACCAGGAACTGCCATCGGTAGTGCTTTGGGAGTAGCTTTGAATAGGATGAGAGAGTCTGACTCAAAGTCAAAAGTGGTAGTACTTTTGAGTGATGGTGAAAATACAGCCGGAAGTATTGCACCAAAGACAGCTGCAGAGTTATGCTTTGCGTATGGTGTCAAGGTCTATTCAATTGGTGTTGGTAAAGATGGTCCAGTGCCATACGGAACCGATATGTACGGAAGGCCACGTTATATTGAGGAGAGCCTAGATGAAACAGCGCTAAGGGAGATTGCCAAAATTGGGCAAGGAAAATTCTTTCGAGCAACGAACAACCAGGCACTTAGCCAAATATTTGAAGTTATTGACCAGTATGAAAAGGCTGAAATAAAGGAAACAAGATATAAGGATACCCAAGACTTCTATTATATCTATTTGCTTCATGGACTGATCTTTTTCTTGTTATGGTTAGTAACTAAAGGAACATTCCTGACTAACGGATTAGAAGATTAA
- a CDS encoding DUF58 domain-containing protein — protein MKELISRLRQYEIRIRKAINSQMQGDYHSVFKGSGLEFDDVRAYQYGDDVRHIDWNVSAKGHGTFVKTFKEEKEQNVFFILDVSASQEIGKQGKRKIDIGKEICSVLTLSAVKEASSVGVLCFSDEKEKYIKPHKGLKHAYEVINTLFKLTPSSLKTNLNKAISLALSTIKRKSIIIIISDFVDDGYERNLKAIAKTHDLVVIHIADDRERSFPKVGIVPLFDKETQQTIWVNTSSKDFRDKLDRYYSDNRKELSETVRKNGGSYLLVDTNEDYVPKLIKLFKIRNRARK, from the coding sequence ATGAAAGAACTTATCAGTAGGCTAAGACAGTATGAGATCCGGATCCGAAAGGCAATCAACTCGCAGATGCAGGGAGATTACCATTCGGTATTCAAAGGGTCAGGCCTTGAGTTTGACGATGTGAGAGCCTATCAGTATGGTGATGATGTTCGTCACATAGATTGGAATGTGTCAGCGAAAGGGCATGGGACATTTGTCAAAACTTTCAAGGAGGAAAAGGAACAGAACGTATTTTTTATTCTTGATGTCAGTGCTTCACAGGAAATTGGTAAGCAAGGGAAGAGAAAGATTGACATTGGTAAGGAAATCTGTAGTGTGCTGACGCTTTCGGCTGTAAAAGAAGCCAGTTCAGTGGGGGTACTTTGTTTTTCAGATGAAAAAGAGAAGTATATCAAACCGCACAAAGGACTAAAGCATGCTTATGAGGTGATCAATACGCTTTTTAAGCTAACACCTAGCTCACTGAAGACAAACCTTAACAAGGCGATTAGCTTAGCACTTTCTACTATCAAGAGAAAAAGTATTATTATCATCATTTCAGATTTTGTTGATGATGGCTACGAGCGTAACCTGAAGGCAATAGCAAAAACACATGACCTGGTGGTTATACACATTGCGGATGATCGTGAGCGCAGTTTTCCTAAAGTGGGAATTGTACCGCTTTTTGATAAGGAAACACAGCAGACAATTTGGGTAAATACCTCTTCAAAAGACTTTAGAGATAAACTTGATCGCTATTATTCGGACAACAGAAAGGAATTGAGCGAAACGGTTCGAAAGAATGGTGGCAGCTACCTCCTTGTTGATACGAATGAGGATTATGTACCGAAGCTGATCAAGCTCTTCAAGATCAGAAACAGAGCGAGAAAATAG
- a CDS encoding DUF4296 domain-containing protein: MKKLLTIAFIAVLSLTGCQQEKKEVPANLISKEKMADIIVDTYIAEATVSAKGVKKFEGIKLFEGLYNDIIQKYDLDTAVYRTSYTYYLENGEEMKEIYEIVKERLKAEKDSAEDAINTKPSDVNNTK; the protein is encoded by the coding sequence ATGAAAAAGCTGTTAACCATTGCATTCATTGCAGTTCTGTCGCTGACAGGCTGCCAGCAGGAGAAAAAAGAAGTGCCAGCCAACTTGATCAGTAAAGAGAAGATGGCTGACATCATCGTTGATACATATATAGCAGAAGCGACTGTTTCGGCAAAAGGTGTAAAGAAGTTCGAAGGCATCAAGCTATTTGAAGGTCTATACAATGACATCATCCAAAAGTATGACCTTGACACAGCAGTATACAGAACTAGCTATACCTACTACCTCGAAAATGGGGAGGAGATGAAAGAGATCTATGAGATTGTAAAAGAAAGGCTGAAAGCTGAAAAAGATTCTGCAGAAGACGCTATCAATACAAAACCTTCAGATGTGAACAATACGAAATAA
- a CDS encoding methyltransferase RsmF C-terminal domain-like protein has protein sequence MNHDIKLPKKFTERMKEQLGEAAFGEFEKAFDNPIPVSLRLNPAKPTNKFDNEQPVPWCDLGKYLPKRPLFAKDPLIFAGAYYVQEASSMFLWHALKQHAPLTQDLRALDLCAAPGGKSTLISTMLTEGSLLVTNELMPNRLPALTENIVRWGRANTFVSHNDSASFKPLKEFFDVIAVDAPCSGEGMFRKDYKAVDMWSTGLVHSCSNTQKEILDDIMGCVKPGGLLLYSTCTFAEAENEESMRHIAATGDFEPLKIEVPEAWGITELETESHEGTCYGYRFIFHKTKGEGLFLSAFRKKGEPARNTKIKVPKKKAQQTNMLSKKEAEQVGKWLKNPEEFDFAVKGTEHIFAIPKHATKDFKNLNTILKLTNPGVYMGKINAKSGKLIPTHDLAVNTIISDKVPSFELDYEQAISYLRKQDFPLDTGSVKDWTIVKYEGVALGFIKVLPNRINNYYPMDLRLRKEF, from the coding sequence ATGAATCACGATATAAAACTGCCTAAAAAGTTCACTGAAAGAATGAAAGAACAGCTTGGAGAAGCTGCATTCGGTGAATTTGAAAAGGCATTCGATAATCCTATTCCGGTATCGCTAAGGCTTAATCCAGCCAAGCCAACCAACAAGTTTGACAACGAACAACCGGTCCCTTGGTGTGATTTAGGTAAGTACTTGCCTAAAAGACCTCTTTTTGCCAAGGATCCATTAATTTTTGCTGGTGCCTACTATGTACAGGAAGCCTCTTCCATGTTTCTATGGCATGCATTGAAACAACATGCCCCTTTAACACAAGATTTAAGGGCTTTGGACTTGTGTGCTGCTCCCGGAGGTAAAAGTACCCTAATTAGCACTATGCTAACCGAAGGAAGTCTTTTAGTTACCAATGAGCTGATGCCTAACAGGCTTCCTGCGCTAACTGAAAATATCGTCCGATGGGGACGTGCCAACACATTTGTCAGTCACAATGACTCAGCTTCTTTCAAGCCACTCAAAGAATTTTTTGATGTAATCGCTGTAGATGCGCCGTGTTCTGGAGAAGGTATGTTCCGAAAGGATTACAAGGCTGTTGACATGTGGAGTACGGGTCTAGTTCACTCCTGCTCCAATACACAAAAAGAGATTCTTGATGACATCATGGGATGTGTCAAGCCAGGCGGACTACTGCTTTACAGCACTTGTACATTCGCTGAAGCAGAAAATGAGGAATCCATGAGGCATATTGCTGCCACAGGGGATTTTGAACCCTTGAAAATTGAGGTTCCTGAAGCGTGGGGGATTACAGAACTGGAGACTGAAAGCCATGAAGGCACCTGCTATGGTTACCGTTTTATATTCCATAAGACAAAAGGAGAGGGGTTGTTCTTAAGTGCTTTTAGAAAAAAAGGAGAGCCTGCTAGAAATACAAAGATCAAGGTTCCAAAGAAAAAAGCGCAACAGACCAATATGCTGTCAAAGAAAGAGGCAGAACAGGTAGGAAAGTGGCTCAAAAACCCTGAAGAATTTGACTTTGCTGTAAAAGGCACGGAACATATTTTTGCGATACCCAAACATGCTACCAAGGATTTCAAGAATTTGAACACCATCCTGAAACTGACAAATCCAGGAGTTTACATGGGAAAAATCAATGCAAAAAGTGGAAAACTGATTCCTACACATGATTTAGCTGTCAATACCATAATATCAGATAAGGTTCCTAGTTTCGAGCTTGATTACGAACAGGCTATCTCTTATCTCCGAAAACAAGATTTTCCACTAGATACAGGTAGTGTTAAGGATTGGACTATTGTGAAATACGAAGGTGTCGCCTTAGGTTTTATAAAAGTGCTACCCAACAGAATTAATAACTACTACCCAATGGATCTAAGGCTTAGAAAAGAGTTTTAA
- the nhaC gene encoding Na+/H+ antiporter NhaC, translating into MNTNFRKPTLIEALVPIIFLIVTLAINVAFVFKDDGLSGSNQVVMMLATAIAGIMAYRLGMKWDTILQGIVDSISSAMSAILILLMIGALAGTWLLSGIVPAMIYYGLQVLNPSIFLVAACIICSIVSIATGSSWSTVATVGIALIGIGTALGIDKGIVAGAIISGAYFGDKMSPLSDTTNLAPAMAGTDLFTHIRYMMYTTIPSLILSLLIFLGIGFTYHTGGEQADISGVLNLLENTFNITPWLFLVPVIVVVLIVKKMPALPALLIGSLLGGVAALVFQPDIVKTIAGTEDFAMASYTAIMKAMYGSISITTENEMVNELLSTSGMFGMLGTIWLILMAMAFGGVMEVSGMLHTITEAIIRRVSSTGGLVTSTALTCGFFNLTASDQYLAIVVPGKMYAEAYQDQGLAPENLSRTLEDSATVTSVLIPWNTCGAAQSAALNVATMAYMPFCFFNIISPIMTILFGVLGIKIRKLSEVKSKATDEVMAN; encoded by the coding sequence ATGAATACAAACTTTAGAAAACCGACGCTGATAGAGGCATTAGTGCCTATTATTTTTCTCATAGTAACGCTGGCAATTAATGTCGCTTTTGTCTTTAAGGATGATGGGCTGTCAGGATCCAACCAAGTGGTAATGATGTTGGCTACTGCAATAGCAGGTATCATGGCTTACAGGCTTGGAATGAAGTGGGATACGATCCTTCAGGGAATAGTGGATAGTATCTCATCAGCGATGTCAGCTATTCTGATTCTGTTGATGATTGGAGCTTTAGCAGGTACTTGGTTGCTAAGCGGGATTGTCCCAGCAATGATTTACTATGGTCTGCAAGTACTTAATCCTTCTATCTTTTTGGTTGCAGCATGTATTATTTGTTCTATAGTTTCAATTGCGACAGGAAGTTCATGGTCAACAGTAGCAACAGTAGGGATTGCTCTGATTGGTATCGGTACAGCATTGGGAATAGATAAAGGGATAGTTGCGGGTGCTATTATTTCAGGAGCTTATTTCGGTGATAAAATGTCTCCCCTATCAGATACAACCAACTTAGCTCCAGCGATGGCAGGTACTGACTTGTTTACCCATATCAGGTACATGATGTACACCACGATCCCATCTCTAATATTGTCGTTACTGATTTTTCTTGGGATAGGATTTACCTACCACACAGGTGGAGAACAAGCGGATATCAGTGGTGTATTAAACTTACTTGAAAATACTTTCAATATTACCCCTTGGCTGTTTTTAGTGCCTGTCATTGTTGTCGTATTGATTGTGAAAAAGATGCCGGCTCTACCGGCACTATTGATTGGTTCTTTGTTAGGAGGTGTGGCAGCCTTGGTATTTCAGCCTGATATTGTGAAAACGATCGCAGGAACTGAGGACTTTGCTATGGCTTCTTACACTGCTATAATGAAAGCGATGTATGGATCAATCTCGATTACGACAGAAAATGAAATGGTTAATGAGCTATTGTCTACGAGTGGAATGTTTGGAATGCTTGGTACAATATGGTTAATATTGATGGCAATGGCTTTTGGTGGGGTAATGGAAGTAAGTGGAATGCTTCATACAATCACGGAAGCAATTATCAGACGTGTATCCTCTACCGGAGGTTTGGTTACTTCAACGGCCCTTACATGTGGATTTTTTAATCTGACAGCATCAGACCAGTATTTGGCTATTGTAGTACCTGGTAAAATGTATGCAGAAGCTTATCAGGATCAGGGGTTGGCTCCTGAGAATTTGAGTAGAACATTGGAGGATTCAGCGACTGTTACTTCTGTACTGATTCCTTGGAATACTTGTGGCGCAGCACAATCAGCAGCTTTGAACGTAGCCACAATGGCTTATATGCCTTTCTGTTTCTTTAATATTATTAGTCCTATCATGACGATTCTGTTTGGTGTATTGGGAATAAAAATCAGAAAGCTATCTGAAGTAAAAAGTAAGGCAACTGATGAAGTAATGGCTAATTGA
- a CDS encoding GAF domain-containing protein: MNLNSIRTKLFAAFFFSILLALITGVLYYSSAIKVDLYNQMDKDVNTSIHLIHKVRQHIDDFMLEEVRSPTFYESHLSTNIQQSYYLIDSAAMLLFSLGQSSVGQQASIASQLQLLQGALKEYKKKANMLVQKQLQRGFKDWGAEGEFRKRIHDLEAIPQANKEMILMLRRYEKDFLLRGGNEYVLKFENTFKAAVSELKRRFNSHFDEAFTEEVLKESLAKLLAYKYGFELVVKLERELGNSEGKGIRRDLREMNAAILEKVIILQQGVEKETDKAVEIIEYLFIAVVILQVFLGGWIGVVFANGLSKRIFSLAREIRTLADGRYITHYGKVDVSDELSEAVAHIHTLNERMKAVAAFAKQIGDGDVYVRYNKQYREGELEEDLRKMRDKLRKVKEEENTRKWITDGVVRFGDILTEGSALEQMGNKLISGLAQYIKANQGAMYMVVERNGETYYELVAAFAFEKRKYISQKIDLNEGLLGQVYREKRTYLLNNIPEGYVHITSGLGMATPNYLIMVPLIADGGVCGLLEFASFHPFESHHVQLLEQLAESVANVLRTVKINEKSQEVARSLQEQAVALMRKDQELEDQVKVLEYVQKEMKRNEEHYLSRIQELEKTLESLAQ; encoded by the coding sequence ATGAACCTTAACTCGATCAGGACAAAGCTGTTTGCAGCTTTTTTCTTCTCTATCCTTCTTGCCCTGATAACAGGGGTGCTTTATTATAGTAGTGCAATCAAAGTAGATCTCTACAATCAAATGGATAAGGATGTCAATACAAGTATCCATCTGATTCATAAAGTGCGTCAGCATATAGATGACTTTATGCTCGAAGAAGTGAGATCTCCTACCTTTTATGAATCCCATCTTAGTACCAATATTCAGCAGAGTTATTACCTGATAGATTCTGCGGCTATGCTCCTTTTTTCTTTAGGTCAAAGTAGTGTTGGGCAGCAAGCCTCAATAGCCAGTCAATTGCAGTTGTTACAGGGAGCTTTGAAGGAGTATAAGAAAAAAGCGAATATGCTGGTGCAAAAGCAGTTGCAACGAGGCTTCAAGGATTGGGGGGCAGAAGGTGAGTTCCGTAAGCGCATTCATGATTTGGAGGCAATCCCTCAAGCAAATAAGGAAATGATTTTGATGTTACGCCGCTATGAAAAGGACTTTCTATTGAGAGGTGGCAATGAGTATGTGCTTAAGTTTGAGAATACATTTAAGGCTGCAGTTTCGGAGTTAAAGAGGCGATTTAATTCTCATTTTGATGAAGCTTTTACAGAAGAGGTTCTCAAAGAGTCATTAGCAAAACTTCTAGCATATAAATATGGCTTTGAGTTGGTAGTAAAGCTTGAGCGAGAGCTTGGAAACAGTGAAGGAAAAGGTATTAGAAGAGATCTTCGGGAAATGAATGCTGCAATTTTAGAAAAGGTGATCATACTTCAACAGGGGGTTGAAAAGGAGACAGACAAGGCTGTAGAGATCATCGAGTACCTATTTATTGCTGTGGTGATACTTCAGGTTTTTTTGGGTGGATGGATTGGGGTTGTCTTTGCTAACGGTTTGTCAAAGCGTATTTTCAGCCTTGCCCGGGAGATCAGGACACTTGCTGATGGTCGTTATATTACACATTATGGTAAGGTGGATGTTTCTGATGAACTTTCAGAGGCAGTAGCACATATTCATACATTAAATGAAAGAATGAAGGCTGTAGCTGCCTTTGCTAAGCAAATTGGAGATGGAGATGTATATGTCAGATACAATAAACAATATAGAGAGGGAGAGTTGGAAGAAGACCTCAGAAAAATGAGAGATAAGCTTCGCAAGGTCAAAGAAGAAGAAAATACCCGAAAATGGATAACAGATGGGGTGGTAAGGTTTGGTGATATCCTGACAGAAGGGAGTGCTCTCGAGCAGATGGGAAACAAGCTGATTAGTGGGTTAGCCCAATATATTAAGGCTAATCAGGGGGCAATGTATATGGTTGTAGAAAGGAATGGAGAGACCTATTATGAGTTAGTGGCTGCTTTTGCCTTTGAAAAGCGGAAATATATTTCTCAAAAAATTGACTTGAATGAAGGGCTGCTGGGACAGGTTTACCGTGAAAAGCGAACCTATTTACTTAATAATATACCTGAAGGGTATGTACATATCACTTCTGGGTTAGGTATGGCAACCCCTAATTATCTAATTATGGTACCGCTTATTGCAGATGGTGGAGTATGTGGGCTGTTGGAATTTGCTTCATTTCATCCATTTGAATCACATCATGTCCAATTATTGGAACAATTGGCAGAAAGTGTGGCTAATGTATTGAGAACTGTAAAAATCAATGAAAAATCTCAGGAGGTAGCACGTTCTCTCCAAGAGCAAGCAGTAGCCTTAATGAGAAAAGATCAGGAATTGGAAGATCAGGTGAAAGTGCTTGAATATGTGCAGAAAGAAATGAAAAGAAATGAGGAACATTATCTCAGTAGAATTCAAGAGTTAGAAAAAACATTGGAAAGTTTGGCGCAGTGA